The following coding sequences are from one Danio rerio strain Tuebingen ecotype United States chromosome 21, GRCz12tu, whole genome shotgun sequence window:
- the f2r2.2 gene encoding proteinase-activated receptor 1-like has protein sequence MIIMAIKTILFLVLIAHVRSVSSKGEESFVIEEKRPTQQTLTEALNSTLSNFTLIQKELNTSLHISDQAVEFLKGPLVTRFMPSFYIIIILISLPLNALALVTFTCRIREKKPAVIYMSHLACVDLLFALLLPLKIHYQLNASDWLFGEAACRVLTAAYYCYMYCSILLMMCMSVDRLLGVALPIASLTWRSTRKASCVCVLVWLLALAGTVPLLSMRQTFLIKNVGMTCHDALEQDSTEQVYLYLFFILSCLYFFVPLVITLVSYSTIIYVLSVKSDRISSSSSNRNRAVIMTASVLTEFVVCFGPTNGILLYHCIRLATGIKGEGNSSYASYMLAVCLGSASVFLDPLLYYYGSSHYRKIIKSVLRRKKQKKQPHVTQLLLKTSPAVTCET, from the exons ATGATCATCATGGCGATcaaaacaatcttgtttttaGTGCTAATTGCACATGTACGCAGCGTCTCCTCAAAAG GTGAGGAGAGTTTTGTTATAGAAGAAAAACGACCCACACAGCAAACACTCACAGAAGCACTGAACTCTACACTGAGTAATTTTACACTGATCCAAAAAGAGCTCAATACTTCATTGCATATCTCAGATCAGGCTGTCGAGTTCCTGAAAGGCCCGCTGGTCACCCGCTTCATGCCGTCCTtctacatcatcatcatcctcatcagttTGCCTCTGAACGCTTTGGCTTTGGTGACGTTCACCTGCAGGATCAGAGAAAAGAAACCAGCTGTGATCTACATGTCTCACCTGGCGTGTGTGGATCTGCTCTTCGCCCTGCTGCTGCCTCTGAAGATCCACTACCAGCTGAacgcttctgattggctgtttggtGAGGCGGCGTGTCGTGTGCTCACTGCAGCTTATTACTGCTACATGTACTGCTCCATACTGCTGATGATGTGCATGAGTGTGGACAGACTGCTGGGCGTTGCGCTTCCCATCGCTTCGTTAACCTGGAGGAGCACAAGGAAAGCCTCATGCGTGTGTGTGCTGGTCTGGCTGCTGGCGCTCGCTGGTACTGTGCCACTGCTCTCAATGAGACAAACCTTTCTAATTAAAAATGTGGGCATGACCTGTCACGATGCGCTGGAGCAAGATTCAACAGAACAGGTTTACCTGTACCTCTTCTTCATCCTCTCCTGCCTGTATTTCTTTGTGCCGCTGGTCATCACTTTAGTGAGCTACTCCACCATCATATATGTGCTCAGTGTAAAGTCCGACCGCATTTCTTCATCTTCATCCAACAGAAACAGAGCTGTGATCATGACTGCTTCTGTGCTGACTGAGTTTGTTGTGTGTTTTGGTCCAACCAATGGCATCTTGTTGTATCACTGCATTCGTTTAGCTACTGGAATAAAAGGGGAGGGAAATTCATCATATGCTTCATACATGTTGGCTGTGTGTTTGGGGAGCGCAAGTGTTTTTCTGGACCCTCTTTTGTACTATTATGGTTCATCTCATTACAGAAAGATAATCAAGTCTGTGCTGAGAAGGAAAAAGCAGAAAAAGCAACCCCACGTAACGCAACTGTTACTAAAAACCAGCCCTGCAGTGACGTGTGAAACTTAA
- the si:dkey-163m14.6 gene encoding proteinase-activated receptor 1-like isoform X2 — translation MPSFFIIIILLSLPLNALALVTFTCRIREKKPAVIYMSHLACVDLLFALLLPLKIHYQLNASDWLFGEAACRVLTAAYYCYMYCSILLMMCMSVDRLLAVVFPVASLTWRNARKASFICALVWLLALAGTVPLLCITQTFRIKDVGVTCHNVLYNTQLYAYLLSSLSCLYFFLPLVVVLVSYSRIIYVLNAKSDHLAASSSSNKRRAVIMTVFVLIEFVVCFAPTNVILLHHCVRLATEGSAEGGKYYMLAVCLGSASVFLDPLLYYYGSSQFRQKIGSLFCWGKTKSGSTNSKTKSSR, via the coding sequence ATGCCGtccttcttcatcatcatcatcctcctcagTTTGCCTCTGAACGCTTTGGCTTTGGTGACGTTCACCTGCAGGATCAGAGAAAAGAAACCAGCTGTGATCTACATGTCTCACCTGGCGTGTGTGGATCTGCTCTTCGCCCTGCTGCTGCCTCTGAAGATCCACTACCAGCTGAacgcttctgattggctgtttggtGAGGCGGCGTGTCGTGTGCTCACTGCAGCTTATTACTGCTACATGTACTGCTCCATACTGCTGATGATGTGCATGAGTGTGGACAGACTGCTGGCCGTGGTGTTTCCAGTCGCCTCTTTAACCTGGAGAAATGCGAGGAAAGCCTCGTTCATATGCGCATTAGTCTGGCTGCTGGCGCTCGCTGGTACTGTGCCACTACTCTGCATAACTCAGACATTCAGGATTAAGGATGTGGGCGTCACTTGCCATAATGTGCTGTATAACACACAGCTGTATGCATATCTGTTATCCTCCCTCTCCTGCCTGTATTTCTTCTTGCCGCTGGTTGTTGTTTTAGTGAGCTACTCCAGAATCATATATGTGCTCAATGCAAAGTCTGATCATTTAGCAGCTTCATCTTCATCCAACAAAAGGAGAGCTGTGATCATGACTGTTTTTGTGCTGATTGAGTTTGTGGTGTGTTTTGCTCCAACTAATGTCATCTTGTTGCATCACTGTGTTCGATTAGCTACTGAAGGCAGCGCTGAGGGGGGAAAATACTACATGTTGGCTGTGTGTTTGGGCAGCGCAAGTGTTTTTCTGGATCCTCTGCTGTACTATTATGGCTCGTCTCAGTTTAGACAGAAAATTGGTTCTCTGTTTTGCTGGGGGAAGACAAAAAGTGGAAGCACAAATAGTAAAACAAAATCCTCACGTTAG